The genome window GACCTTGCTACATCCACTCCAGTCTATACCCGTCCGCAGTTGGATCTTTGAAGACGAGCAGGTCGTGCGGATCGGGCGCTCGACCGAAAACCACGTCGTTCTTTTTAGCGCTGTGGTTTCTCGTCGCCACATCGAATTGCGGCGCAGCGGCATAACTTGGGAACTGATCAATTTAGGTACCAACGGCACTTACCTCGATGGTAAGCCGATCGCTAAGGTTCCCGTTGTGGACGGTCTGATCGTTCACTTGGCTCGCTCAGGTCCGAAAATTCAAATCAACGTAGGCCCGAATCAGTCCTCAGTCCAGTTAGGACAAATTAGCGTCAAGCCAAGGGAGGCTAAGGAAATTCACGCTCCCTCGGGCGGCGTGCACATTAGCACGATTCCTGTTCCCGACCACAAAGAAGTTGGCACTTCCAGGGAAGAGGAGGAGTTAACCGAGGCAGATAATACTCGCCATTATTCGGAAGAAGAATATTAAATCGGCTTCTTTGGACGATCGACATTTTTCAAAGGCGGCACTCAGGAGTTTATTTATGAGTACATCACCACAGATTGTTAGGCGCAGCGAACTGCTCAACCGCCGCACGATCGACCGCAGAACGGCGGAAGAGGTCGGCAGGGTAGATCGGATTTGGCTCGATGCTCACTCCCAACGGGCGATCGGCTTTACTTGCAAGTCGGGACTTTTGGGCAGCAAAAAAACTTGGTTCGCTTGGGCGCAAGTTGATACGGTGGGGGAAAATGTTTTTGTCACCATTAACCCGGAACTGCCGGAATTGCATCAGCCGGAACAAGCTGTTTGTCCGATCGGGCTTGAGGTGCTCACGGACGCTGGGAATCAGGCAGGTGCAGTGGTTGACTACCTATTTGATGTCCGCACGGGTTCAGTCACCCACTACCTATTTAAATCGAGCGGCTGGCGCGGTGTTTTAGACGGAATTTACTTGTTACCTGTGGCAGCTATTTCGACCATCGGCAGCAAGCGGGCGATCGTCTCTGAAGCTGCTGTATCGGAGCCAGTGCAGTACGCGGAGGGGCTGCACAAA of Oscillatoria nigro-viridis PCC 7112 contains these proteins:
- a CDS encoding FHA domain-containing protein, with protein sequence MIKLTLLHPLQSIPVRSWIFEDEQVVRIGRSTENHVVLFSAVVSRRHIELRRSGITWELINLGTNGTYLDGKPIAKVPVVDGLIVHLARSGPKIQINVGPNQSSVQLGQISVKPREAKEIHAPSGGVHISTIPVPDHKEVGTSREEEELTEADNTRHYSEEEY
- a CDS encoding PRC-barrel domain-containing protein, with the translated sequence MSTSPQIVRRSELLNRRTIDRRTAEEVGRVDRIWLDAHSQRAIGFTCKSGLLGSKKTWFAWAQVDTVGENVFVTINPELPELHQPEQAVCPIGLEVLTDAGNQAGAVVDYLFDVRTGSVTHYLFKSSGWRGVLDGIYLLPVAAISTIGSKRAIVSEAAVSEPVQYAEGLHKKVGLVAEFLHEDFDRTLKNVAGVKRGAQSLAEKFQDKALEVRDVAQEKVAELKRQRQESVPPEPNPEPPESDLS